The Lentzea guizhouensis genome contains a region encoding:
- a CDS encoding DeoR/GlpR family DNA-binding transcription regulator, whose protein sequence is MRAEDRKRRILARARADGRVDVVEMAQELQVAPETVRRDLRLLDEHGLVRRTHGGAVPVESAGFETGLRFRAGSHVPEKRRIAKAAAERLDDAETVFIDEGFTPQLVAEALPTTNPLTIITASLPTAAAMSEHPSCVVLLLGGRVRGHTLATVDHWVLRMLGEMVIDLAYIGANGISREHGLTTPDPVVGAVKAKALSVSRRKVFVGVHTKFGVSSFNRFAEVGDMEAIVTDSGLTAHEAHRYSLLGPKVVRA, encoded by the coding sequence ATGCGAGCTGAAGACCGCAAGCGCCGCATCCTGGCCAGGGCCCGCGCCGACGGCCGCGTCGATGTGGTGGAGATGGCCCAGGAGCTCCAGGTCGCGCCGGAGACGGTCAGACGTGATCTGAGGTTGCTCGACGAGCACGGTCTGGTGCGGCGCACGCACGGTGGTGCCGTTCCGGTGGAGAGCGCGGGCTTCGAGACGGGCCTGCGGTTCCGCGCCGGGTCGCACGTGCCGGAGAAGCGGCGCATCGCGAAGGCGGCCGCGGAACGGCTCGACGACGCCGAGACGGTGTTCATCGACGAGGGTTTCACGCCGCAGCTCGTCGCGGAGGCGTTGCCGACCACCAACCCGCTCACCATCATCACCGCGTCGCTGCCGACCGCCGCCGCGATGTCGGAGCACCCGTCGTGCGTGGTCCTCCTGCTGGGAGGCCGGGTCCGCGGTCACACACTGGCCACTGTGGACCACTGGGTGCTGCGGATGCTGGGCGAGATGGTGATCGACCTCGCCTACATCGGGGCGAACGGCATCTCCCGCGAGCACGGTCTCACCACGCCCGACCCGGTGGTCGGCGCGGTGAAGGCGAAAGCGCTCAGCGTCTCCCGGCGGAAGGTCTTCGTCGGGGTGCACACGAAGTTCGGCGTGTCGAGCTTCAACCGGTTCGCCGAGGTCGGCGACATGGAAGCGATCGTCACCGACTCGGGTCTCACCGCCCACGAGGCCCACCGGTACTCCCTGCTGGGTCCCAAAGTCGTCAGAGCCTGA
- a CDS encoding ABC transporter substrate-binding protein — protein MSSIRTLGAATAVLLLASACAGAGGGGGGGTDSVNVLMVNNPQMQDLQKLTADNFTKDTGIKVNFTVLPENDVRDKISQDFSSQAGQYDVATISNYETPMYAKNGWLAPMDDFVAKDSAFDQADILEPIKQSLTAADGKVYAQPFYGESSFLMYRKDIFEAKGVTLPEKPTWQQVAEAAQKVATPEVRGICLRGQPGWGQVMAPLTTVVNTFGGTWFTKDWQAQVNAPEFKEATKFYVDLVRNHGEAGAPQAGFAECLNNMTQGKVAMWYDATVAAGLLEANDSPVKGKLGFTQAPVVKTDSSGWLYTWAFGIQKASKKQENAWKFISWASGKGYEELVGKNLGWSKLPDGKRSSTYQRPEYKQSSGSFSAMAEAAIKSAKPLNPGVQERPAPGIQFVGIPEFTDLGTQVSQQISSAIAGAVSVDEALDNGQGLAEKVAAKYKGQ, from the coding sequence ATGTCGTCGATCCGCACACTCGGCGCCGCCACCGCTGTGTTGCTCCTAGCTTCCGCCTGCGCCGGCGCGGGAGGTGGTGGAGGCGGTGGCACCGACTCCGTGAACGTGCTGATGGTGAACAACCCGCAGATGCAGGACCTGCAGAAGCTCACCGCGGACAACTTCACCAAGGACACCGGCATCAAGGTGAACTTCACCGTGCTGCCCGAGAACGACGTCCGCGACAAGATCAGCCAGGACTTCTCCAGCCAGGCCGGTCAGTACGACGTCGCCACGATCTCCAACTACGAGACGCCGATGTACGCCAAGAACGGCTGGCTGGCGCCGATGGACGACTTCGTGGCCAAGGACAGCGCGTTCGACCAGGCCGACATCCTGGAGCCGATCAAGCAGTCGCTCACCGCCGCGGACGGCAAGGTGTACGCGCAGCCGTTCTACGGCGAGTCGTCGTTCCTCATGTACCGCAAGGACATCTTCGAGGCCAAGGGCGTCACGCTGCCGGAGAAGCCGACCTGGCAGCAGGTCGCCGAGGCGGCGCAGAAGGTCGCCACGCCCGAGGTGCGCGGCATCTGCCTGCGCGGCCAGCCGGGCTGGGGCCAGGTCATGGCACCGCTCACCACCGTCGTGAACACCTTCGGCGGCACGTGGTTCACCAAGGACTGGCAGGCGCAGGTCAACGCGCCGGAGTTCAAGGAAGCCACCAAGTTCTACGTCGACCTGGTGCGCAACCACGGCGAGGCGGGCGCCCCGCAGGCCGGGTTCGCCGAGTGCCTGAACAACATGACGCAGGGCAAGGTCGCGATGTGGTACGACGCCACGGTCGCCGCCGGTCTGCTGGAGGCGAACGACTCCCCGGTCAAGGGCAAGCTCGGCTTCACCCAGGCGCCGGTCGTGAAGACCGACAGCTCCGGCTGGCTCTACACCTGGGCGTTCGGCATCCAGAAGGCGTCGAAGAAGCAGGAGAACGCCTGGAAGTTCATCTCCTGGGCGTCCGGCAAGGGCTACGAGGAGCTCGTCGGCAAGAACCTCGGCTGGTCGAAGCTGCCCGACGGCAAGCGTTCGTCGACCTACCAGCGGCCCGAGTACAAGCAGTCGTCCGGCTCGTTCTCCGCGATGGCCGAGGCCGCGATCAAGAGCGCGAAGCCGCTCAACCCCGGTGTGCAGGAACGCCCGGCCCCCGGCATCCAGTTCGTCGGCATCCCGGAGTTCACCGACCTGGGCACGCAGGTCTCGCAGCAGATCAGCTCCGCGATCGCGGGTGCGGTGAGCGTCGACGAGGCGCTGGACAACGGTCAGGGACTCGCCGAGAAGGTCGCCGCGAAGTACAAGGGCCAGTGA
- a CDS encoding carbohydrate ABC transporter permease produces the protein MAVMTQARPDTDDRPPPVPRKKVNRWATRAPLLPALIFLIIVTQLPFVATLVISFMKWNSLDPTNRGFAGIDNYVNVFTDPDLRSSVVNTIVLTASVVLISLVLGLGLALLLDKKFAGRGLVRTLLIAPFLVVPVAAALIWKHVLYNPEYGLFNGILNWLGFEAQPDWISSMPMTAVVLSLVWQWTPFMMLILLAGLQSKPVEPVEAATIDGASSFQIFRYLTFPHLRQYLELGGLLGSIYVVQNFDAVFTITSGGLGTANLPYMIYQTFYQAHEYGEASAAGVIVVAGSIIIATFALRTVSSLFKEEKR, from the coding sequence ATGGCAGTCATGACGCAGGCGCGGCCGGACACGGACGACCGGCCGCCGCCCGTCCCCCGCAAGAAGGTCAACCGGTGGGCCACGCGCGCGCCGCTGCTGCCCGCGCTGATCTTCCTGATCATCGTGACGCAGCTGCCGTTCGTGGCCACGCTGGTCATCTCGTTCATGAAGTGGAACTCGCTGGACCCCACCAACCGCGGGTTCGCCGGGATCGACAACTACGTCAACGTCTTCACCGACCCCGACCTGCGCTCGTCGGTGGTCAACACCATCGTGCTCACGGCGTCGGTGGTGCTGATCAGCCTGGTCCTCGGGCTCGGGCTGGCCTTGTTGCTGGACAAGAAGTTCGCCGGTCGCGGGCTGGTGCGCACGCTGCTGATCGCGCCGTTCCTCGTGGTGCCGGTGGCGGCGGCGCTGATCTGGAAGCACGTGCTCTACAACCCGGAGTACGGCCTGTTCAACGGCATCCTGAACTGGCTGGGCTTCGAGGCCCAGCCGGACTGGATCAGCTCCATGCCGATGACCGCGGTCGTGCTGTCGCTGGTGTGGCAGTGGACGCCGTTCATGATGCTGATCCTGCTGGCGGGCCTGCAGTCGAAGCCGGTCGAACCGGTCGAGGCGGCGACGATCGACGGCGCGTCGTCGTTCCAGATCTTCCGGTACCTGACGTTCCCGCACCTGCGCCAGTACCTGGAGCTCGGCGGCCTGCTCGGCTCGATCTACGTCGTGCAGAACTTCGACGCGGTCTTCACCATCACGTCCGGCGGTCTGGGCACGGCGAACCTGCCGTACATGATCTACCAGACCTTCTACCAGGCCCACGAGTACGGCGAGGCCTCCGCGGCCGGCGTGATCGTGGTGGCGGGGTCGATCATCATCGCGACGTTCGCGCTGCGCACGGTGTCCTCGCTGTTCAAGGAGGAGAAGCGATGA
- a CDS encoding carbohydrate ABC transporter permease, with translation MRPKWVGHSWGVLAWFCGLVFFAPVAWMFLTSLHSESDAATNPPSLLAPLTLEGYGEFFDAGAWPPLLNSFSASIGSTIIVLLLAIPAAYALSIRPVEKWTDVLFFFLSTKMMPVVAALLPIYLIAQFSGMLDNISFLTLLYTSMNLPIAVWLMRSFLSEVPKEILEAASIDGAGLLVILRRVVAPIAMPGIAATALICFIFSWNELLFARVLTGVVAGTAPVYLTGFVTSQGLFLAKVCAAAVVVSLPVLIAGFAAQDKLVQGLSLGAVK, from the coding sequence ATGAGGCCCAAGTGGGTCGGACACAGCTGGGGCGTGCTCGCCTGGTTCTGCGGCCTGGTGTTCTTCGCGCCGGTGGCGTGGATGTTCCTGACCTCGCTGCACAGCGAGTCCGACGCCGCCACGAACCCGCCGTCGCTGCTGGCACCGCTCACGCTGGAGGGCTACGGCGAGTTCTTCGACGCCGGCGCGTGGCCGCCGCTGCTCAACTCGTTCAGCGCCTCCATCGGGTCGACGATCATCGTGCTGCTGCTGGCGATCCCGGCCGCGTACGCGTTGTCGATCAGGCCGGTGGAGAAGTGGACCGACGTCCTGTTCTTCTTCCTGTCCACCAAGATGATGCCGGTCGTCGCGGCGCTGCTGCCGATCTACCTGATCGCGCAGTTCTCCGGGATGCTCGACAACATCTCGTTCCTCACCCTGCTCTACACCTCGATGAACCTGCCGATCGCGGTGTGGCTCATGAGGTCGTTCCTGTCCGAGGTGCCGAAGGAGATCCTGGAGGCCGCGTCGATCGACGGCGCCGGGCTCCTGGTGATCCTGCGCAGGGTCGTGGCCCCCATCGCCATGCCCGGTATCGCGGCGACGGCGTTGATCTGCTTCATCTTCAGCTGGAACGAGCTGCTGTTCGCGCGGGTGCTCACCGGTGTCGTCGCCGGCACCGCACCCGTCTACCTCACCGGGTTCGTCACCTCGCAGGGCCTGTTCCTCGCGAAGGTGTGCGCGGCCGCGGTCGTGGTGTCTCTGCCGGTGCTCATCGCCGGGTTCGCCGCCCAGGACAAGCTCGTCCAGGGCCTTTCGTTGGGAGCGGTCAAGTGA
- a CDS encoding zinc-dependent alcohol dehydrogenase family protein: MKAAVITGVGSVEVTTVDDPKCGPREVVVDVAACGLCGTDLHILQGEFAPTLPVVPGHEFAGTIVEIGSQVNELKVGDRVAVDPSLYCYECRMCRNGKNNLCERWAAIGVTTAGGAAEFAVAPVANCVKLPDHVRVEDAALIEPLSCAVRGYDVLRSQMASRVLIYGSGTMGLMMLQLGKLTGASSIEIVDLNAERLKTAVQLGVTGTAASADELDRPQGWDVVIDATGNEKAIQDGLGRVAKGGTFLQFGVSDYSARVTIEPYKIYNQEITITGSMAVLRSFERAADLFATGVLDPEIFISDRLPLDDYAGALDQFKAGKGRKIQVLP, translated from the coding sequence GTGAAAGCAGCAGTGATCACCGGCGTCGGGTCCGTCGAAGTGACCACTGTGGACGATCCGAAGTGCGGTCCGCGCGAGGTGGTCGTCGACGTGGCCGCCTGCGGGCTGTGCGGGACGGACCTGCACATCCTGCAGGGCGAGTTCGCGCCGACGCTGCCGGTCGTGCCCGGCCACGAGTTCGCGGGCACGATCGTCGAGATCGGCTCCCAGGTGAACGAGCTGAAGGTCGGCGACCGCGTGGCCGTCGACCCGTCGCTGTACTGCTACGAGTGCCGGATGTGCCGCAACGGCAAGAACAACCTGTGCGAGCGCTGGGCGGCAATCGGTGTCACCACGGCCGGTGGCGCGGCGGAGTTCGCGGTCGCCCCGGTCGCGAACTGCGTGAAGCTGCCGGACCACGTGCGGGTCGAGGACGCGGCGCTCATCGAGCCGCTGTCGTGCGCGGTCCGCGGGTACGACGTGCTGCGCTCGCAGATGGCCTCGCGGGTGCTGATCTACGGCTCGGGCACGATGGGCCTGATGATGCTGCAGCTCGGCAAGCTCACCGGCGCCTCGTCCATCGAGATCGTCGACCTCAACGCCGAACGCCTCAAGACCGCCGTGCAACTCGGCGTCACGGGCACGGCGGCGTCGGCGGACGAGCTGGACCGGCCGCAGGGCTGGGACGTCGTCATCGACGCCACCGGCAACGAGAAGGCCATCCAGGACGGTCTGGGCCGGGTCGCGAAGGGCGGCACGTTCCTGCAGTTCGGCGTGTCGGACTACTCGGCGCGGGTGACGATCGAGCCGTACAAGATCTACAACCAGGAGATCACGATCACCGGCTCGATGGCGGTGCTGCGCTCGTTCGAGCGGGCGGCCGACCTGTTCGCGACGGGCGTGCTCGACCCGGAGATCTTCATCAGTGACCGGCTGCCACTGGACGACTACGCGGGTGCGCTCGACCAGTTCAAGGCGGGCAAGGGCCGCAAGATCCAGGTCCTACCGTGA
- a CDS encoding sensor histidine kinase, with protein MALAQRLTRGEVNLARVVGALVAACVLYAVVHTVATGAVSHPRNWLVAFACTLLGVRVIGHVQRSAVGWLLLVMGLFGGITVAVAGQPADHPARWVEQWIWWPTYALLPAVALVFPNGKPLNNRWWFAIGASLFSAVLGTIGIAWGSWGDPAGFWQTGGGGLARAITLVAVLLAGVSVVAAVVALFVRWRRAEGDERRLLVWAFALLALAVVATALETTDGHFAWVIGVLAFPAAAVIAIVRYGLYDISLLIHRSLLYGTLTVALLLIYLGVMLAAGRLFSNDAEVIGVVAAGLVFAPFRSWVQKKLDRWLYGVRTDPYAALSTLSEKLERSQDVLPTVAQTVAESLKLPYVAIRGGSVLAEHGRSRGWPQLRFPMTYRGSAVGDLVVEPRAPDERLSDKELSLLVDLARSTAPAAQSMKLTADLQLARERLVRAREEERLRLRRDLHDGVGPALVGIRLQLRALRRSMGEALDPVLGDVDSTAGEVRRLVDGLRPPILDQGLALAVRDEAARFHGELKVTVEAQEVEGLSAAVEVAAYRIVAEALTNTARHSGARNCVITVRHDGDLVVEIVDDGRGVAADAKPGVGLDSMRERCAELGGSCTVTPAQPHGTRVVARLPLEVR; from the coding sequence GTGGCACTGGCTCAGCGACTGACCCGCGGCGAGGTCAACCTCGCCCGGGTCGTCGGCGCGCTGGTGGCCGCCTGTGTGCTCTACGCGGTCGTGCACACGGTGGCCACCGGCGCCGTCTCGCATCCACGCAACTGGCTCGTGGCCTTCGCCTGCACCTTGCTCGGGGTGCGGGTGATCGGTCATGTGCAAAGGTCGGCCGTCGGCTGGTTGCTGCTGGTCATGGGGCTCTTCGGCGGGATCACCGTCGCGGTCGCCGGCCAGCCCGCCGACCATCCGGCGCGCTGGGTCGAGCAGTGGATCTGGTGGCCGACGTACGCGCTGCTGCCCGCGGTGGCGCTGGTCTTCCCCAACGGCAAGCCCCTGAACAACCGCTGGTGGTTCGCGATCGGGGCGAGCCTGTTCAGCGCTGTGCTCGGCACGATCGGGATCGCCTGGGGCTCGTGGGGTGATCCGGCGGGCTTCTGGCAGACCGGCGGTGGTGGGCTCGCGCGGGCGATCACGCTGGTCGCGGTGCTCCTGGCCGGGGTGTCGGTGGTCGCGGCGGTGGTGGCGTTGTTCGTGCGCTGGCGGCGGGCCGAGGGCGACGAACGCCGGCTGCTCGTGTGGGCCTTCGCGTTGCTGGCGCTGGCGGTCGTGGCGACGGCGCTGGAGACCACGGACGGGCACTTCGCGTGGGTCATCGGCGTGCTCGCGTTCCCGGCGGCCGCGGTGATCGCGATCGTGCGGTACGGGCTGTACGACATCAGCCTGCTCATCCACCGGTCGTTGCTCTACGGCACGTTGACGGTGGCGTTGCTGCTGATCTACCTGGGCGTGATGCTCGCGGCCGGGCGGCTGTTCAGCAACGACGCCGAGGTCATCGGAGTCGTGGCGGCGGGGTTGGTGTTCGCGCCGTTCCGCAGTTGGGTGCAGAAGAAGCTCGACCGGTGGCTCTACGGCGTGCGGACCGATCCTTATGCCGCGTTGTCCACATTGAGCGAGAAGCTCGAACGCTCCCAGGACGTGCTGCCGACCGTCGCGCAGACGGTCGCCGAGTCGTTGAAGCTGCCGTACGTCGCGATTCGCGGTGGGTCGGTGCTCGCCGAGCACGGACGCAGCCGCGGGTGGCCACAACTGCGCTTCCCCATGACGTACCGCGGTTCTGCCGTCGGTGACCTTGTGGTCGAGCCGCGCGCGCCAGACGAACGGTTGAGCGACAAGGAACTCAGCCTTCTCGTCGACCTGGCACGGTCCACCGCACCGGCCGCGCAGTCGATGAAGCTGACGGCCGATCTGCAGCTCGCCCGCGAACGGCTCGTGCGGGCGCGCGAAGAAGAACGCCTGCGGTTGCGGCGCGACCTGCACGACGGCGTGGGACCGGCGTTGGTCGGAATCCGGTTGCAGCTGCGGGCGTTGCGGCGGTCGATGGGCGAGGCGCTGGACCCGGTGCTCGGCGACGTCGACTCGACCGCGGGCGAGGTGCGCAGGCTCGTGGACGGGCTGCGGCCACCGATCCTCGACCAGGGACTGGCACTGGCCGTGCGGGACGAGGCGGCGCGGTTCCACGGCGAGCTCAAGGTCACGGTGGAGGCGCAGGAGGTCGAGGGGCTGTCGGCGGCGGTCGAGGTCGCGGCCTACCGGATCGTCGCGGAGGCGTTGACGAACACCGCGCGGCACTCGGGCGCGCGGAACTGCGTGATCACCGTCCGGCACGACGGCGACCTGGTCGTGGAGATCGTGGACGACGGCCGCGGGGTCGCGGCGGACGCGAAACCCGGTGTCGGCCTCGACTCGATGCGGGAACGCTGTGCCGAGCTGGGAGGATCGTGCACAGTGACACCGGCCCAACCACACGGCACGCGGGTGGTCGCGCGGCTTCCGCTGGAAGTCCGATAG
- a CDS encoding response regulator transcription factor, with product MTRVVIADDHPVFRRGMKALLDGEDGISVVGEAADGVEAVAVVLEVEPDVVVLDLHMPRLGGVEAAKQMLAALPEVGVLVLTMHEDDELVFAAMRAGARGYLVKTTDDDEIVRAVQAIGAGEAIFSATIAERMMGYFTAISSSKAVAFPQLTDRERDVLELMASGKDNASIAHRLSLSQKTVRNRVSAIFTKLQVADRAQAIVAAREAGLGSS from the coding sequence ATGACGCGGGTCGTGATCGCCGACGACCACCCGGTCTTCCGGCGCGGCATGAAGGCGTTGCTGGACGGCGAGGACGGCATCTCCGTCGTCGGCGAGGCGGCCGACGGCGTGGAGGCCGTGGCCGTGGTGCTGGAGGTCGAGCCGGACGTCGTCGTGCTCGACCTGCACATGCCACGGCTGGGTGGCGTCGAGGCCGCGAAGCAGATGCTGGCGGCGTTGCCCGAGGTCGGTGTGCTGGTGCTGACCATGCACGAGGACGACGAACTGGTCTTCGCGGCGATGCGGGCCGGCGCGCGCGGCTACCTCGTCAAGACCACGGACGACGACGAGATCGTGCGCGCGGTGCAGGCCATAGGTGCCGGAGAGGCGATCTTCAGCGCGACCATCGCCGAGCGGATGATGGGCTACTTCACCGCGATCTCGTCGTCCAAGGCGGTGGCGTTCCCGCAGCTGACCGACCGCGAACGGGACGTGCTGGAGCTAATGGCGTCCGGCAAGGACAACGCCTCCATCGCCCACCGGCTCAGCCTTTCGCAGAAGACCGTCCGCAACCGGGTGTCCGCGATCTTCACGAAACTGCAGGTCGCCGACCGCGCCCAGGCCATCGTGGCGGCCAGGGAAGCCGGTCTCGGCAGCTCCTGA
- a CDS encoding radical SAM protein — MDITWDVAHARLSHDRMLHIAKALISMRPDTVTLGGGEPLTVPGLFEIVDQFRQAGIDVVLRTSGKSLHPSMVRTLLASCARIEVCAMAFTHALHALHLLDIGAAKLDRHAVFGLDATGLRRGFDRLEDFCATTAFDLPRLAFIALGDSIGRDHAQYLQSLAPQTVRVTVETANTSVAISRSS, encoded by the coding sequence ATGGACATCACCTGGGACGTCGCACACGCGCGGCTCAGCCACGACCGCATGCTGCACATCGCCAAGGCGCTCATCTCGATGCGCCCCGACACCGTCACGCTGGGCGGGGGCGAACCCCTCACCGTGCCGGGACTCTTCGAGATCGTCGACCAGTTCCGCCAGGCCGGCATCGACGTCGTCCTGCGCACGTCCGGCAAGTCGCTGCACCCGTCGATGGTGCGCACGCTGCTGGCGTCGTGCGCCCGCATCGAGGTGTGCGCGATGGCGTTCACCCACGCCCTGCACGCCCTGCACCTGCTCGACATCGGCGCCGCCAAGCTCGACCGGCACGCCGTGTTCGGCCTCGACGCCACCGGCCTCCGCCGCGGCTTCGACCGCCTGGAGGACTTCTGCGCCACGACCGCGTTCGACCTGCCGCGGCTCGCGTTCATCGCGCTCGGCGACTCGATCGGCCGCGACCACGCGCAGTACCTGCAGTCGCTGGCGCCTCAGACCGTCCGGGTGACGGTGGAGACCGCGAACACCTCGGTCGCGATCAGCCGATCCAGCTGA
- a CDS encoding DUF397 domain-containing protein encodes MTPERAWRKSTYSTGNGNGSCVEVSLAQDALVRDTKNVSGDVLTFSIPAWRALVSWIG; translated from the coding sequence ATGACCCCGGAACGGGCCTGGCGTAAGAGCACCTACAGCACGGGGAATGGCAACGGAAGCTGCGTGGAGGTGTCGCTGGCCCAGGACGCGCTCGTGCGGGACACCAAGAACGTGAGCGGTGACGTGCTCACGTTCTCGATTCCCGCCTGGCGTGCCCTGGTCAGCTGGATCGGCTGA
- a CDS encoding DUF5753 domain-containing protein yields MAAIASTPYSRDLGDELRRIREACTPFHGRAMALHLGWDPSKVSDIELGKARASDIDLVQYLATCGKNLEFVESFRRRYHHAFDLYFAQDNSNLRTLAMTETMASRITSYDLIVVHGLLQTERYARELFVDSHIEAPADIDQYVEARMDRQTIMRRHNRPECVFYVHELALRMRLGTPEIREDQYLRLLFNTHILRIVPAHITSFRSACTLYEFPKVAPVVFTETDVTQVFAQEKTAVAQARRLFQRLDAVALDEEQSRSKLMEYVSGLREDSHDPGTGLA; encoded by the coding sequence ATGGCAGCAATCGCGTCCACCCCGTACAGCCGGGACCTCGGTGATGAACTGCGCCGCATCAGGGAGGCGTGCACCCCGTTCCACGGCAGGGCGATGGCCCTGCACCTCGGCTGGGACCCGAGCAAGGTGTCCGACATCGAGTTGGGCAAGGCGCGGGCGAGCGACATCGACCTGGTGCAGTACCTGGCGACCTGCGGCAAGAACCTGGAGTTCGTCGAGTCGTTCCGCCGCCGGTACCACCACGCGTTCGACCTCTACTTCGCGCAGGACAACAGCAACCTGCGCACGCTCGCGATGACCGAAACGATGGCCAGCAGGATCACGTCATACGACCTGATCGTCGTGCACGGCCTTTTGCAGACGGAACGCTACGCGCGCGAGCTCTTCGTCGACTCGCACATCGAGGCACCGGCGGACATCGACCAGTACGTCGAGGCGCGGATGGACCGCCAGACGATCATGCGGCGGCACAACCGCCCTGAGTGCGTGTTCTACGTCCACGAGCTCGCGTTGCGCATGCGGCTGGGCACGCCGGAGATCCGCGAGGACCAGTACCTGCGTCTGCTCTTCAACACGCACATCCTCCGGATCGTGCCCGCGCACATCACGAGCTTCCGCTCTGCTTGCACGTTGTACGAGTTTCCGAAGGTGGCTCCGGTGGTGTTCACGGAGACCGATGTGACGCAGGTGTTCGCGCAGGAGAAGACCGCCGTGGCACAGGCCAGGAGGCTCTTTCAGCGGCTGGATGCCGTTGCCTTGGATGAGGAACAATCGCGGAGCAAGCTGATGGAGTACGTCAGCGGACTGCGAGAGGACTCTCATGACCCCGGAACGGGCCTGGCGTAA
- a CDS encoding asparaginase → MSSQVAVASLGGTITMTGSGAVSPTLGAQDLVGGLEVGEIATLATVPGASLTFETLLEAFDWADEQVKQGARGVVVIQGTDTLEETAYFFDCLWPHDEPLVVTGAMRHPGLPGADGPANLAAAVATAQAPNSRGRGALLVLNDEVHAARWVRKAHSSLPNAFASFPGPLGLVVEGSPQFFHPAHRLTALPRPAGVPAVSLIEATIDDDGALLDWLNVGGVVVAATGTGHVSTGMAEAISRARFPVVVATRTGAGTTFQNTYGFTGSESDLIKRGAVMAGWLCPRKARVLLRLALGAGEPVEIVFASRGNSLH, encoded by the coding sequence ATGAGCTCACAGGTGGCGGTGGCATCGCTCGGCGGCACGATCACGATGACGGGCTCCGGTGCGGTGTCACCGACTCTGGGCGCGCAGGACCTCGTCGGTGGCCTTGAGGTCGGGGAGATCGCGACCCTGGCCACGGTCCCCGGCGCCTCGCTCACGTTCGAGACGCTCCTGGAGGCCTTCGACTGGGCCGACGAGCAGGTCAAGCAGGGCGCGCGCGGTGTGGTCGTCATCCAGGGCACCGACACCCTCGAAGAGACCGCCTACTTCTTCGACTGCCTGTGGCCGCACGACGAACCGCTCGTCGTCACCGGCGCCATGCGCCACCCCGGACTCCCCGGCGCCGACGGCCCCGCCAACCTCGCCGCCGCCGTCGCCACCGCCCAGGCACCCAACTCCCGCGGCCGCGGCGCCCTGCTCGTCCTCAACGACGAGGTCCACGCCGCCCGGTGGGTCCGCAAGGCGCACAGCAGCCTGCCCAACGCCTTCGCCTCGTTCCCCGGCCCGCTCGGCCTGGTCGTCGAGGGCTCGCCGCAGTTCTTCCACCCCGCCCACCGGCTGACCGCGCTGCCCCGACCGGCCGGTGTGCCCGCTGTGTCGCTGATCGAGGCGACGATCGACGACGACGGCGCCCTGCTCGACTGGCTCAACGTCGGCGGTGTCGTCGTCGCCGCAACGGGAACCGGGCACGTCTCGACGGGCATGGCCGAGGCGATCTCCCGCGCGCGGTTCCCGGTCGTGGTCGCCACGCGGACGGGCGCGGGCACCACGTTCCAGAACACCTACGGCTTCACCGGCTCCGAGTCCGACCTGATCAAGCGCGGCGCCGTCATGGCGGGGTGGCTGTGTCCCCGCAAGGCGCGCGTGCTGCTGCGGCTGGCCCTCGGCGCCGGAGAGCCGGTCGAGATCGTGTTCGCGAGCCGCGGCAACTCGCTGCACTGA